From the genome of Liolophura sinensis isolate JHLJ2023 chromosome 5, CUHK_Ljap_v2, whole genome shotgun sequence:
cgcagacttatttaccaatggcctttcagatgaccagtcttgtcataaatgtaattacaaatgtgaaaattctcatcattttcttattgaatgtcccgcatatgccgctcaaaggaagcacatgttcgacaggtttactaaaacgatttctccaaatgctcacttatctattttccttccgcattgctcaaaacatatctcaaatattttactttttggatcaaatgacctatctcttgaagacaataaaaccatattctgttctgtgcacaaattcattcaagatactcgaagatttatccatcgtactcaccaagtagttcaaacaagctccttttaaggtacaaagtgctaagactgaaacccattcctaaatctgttatataatcggtacttaatgaagtatatgagtgtgtgcagtattggatgcctatgtgtattgtaaatattgtaaatattttattcttcactatcaagttttgattatataaatgtatgatgtatataagtttgaggagacctcctagtgacccatgggttgtgggatatcctcagtaaacaaataaagaattaaataaaattaaagtcatttttgctgccagcctaccgtttttggtgtacaggtgcatgcttggtatcaaaatgatggaaattgtctaagctttgggcagctgtgggttttaatgatgaaagtttgaaattctgggccaGAGGACACATGGAGAttggtggtgatgaggctgcgagtgacgtccccttggcgttgctgggcaccccTCCCAACTGCCGGCAGAGAAAAGTCCAGactttgacggtcaacctatgtcaacaTTTAATgccttctttctcacaggctggggcaggtatgcaccaaagcttattggccacggaatgtttgtgGCCGAGCTACAGCgttaaacgttaacattgtctcATATGGGAAATTAATGGGGATATGTGGCCAGGTAGATTGGCAGATAActgtgtatacacatatgtaacatAACTGATGTGTAATTCAGTAGATGCTTTACAACTACGACACATTTACACTCTGTTTAAATGGTGCTGAAAGGgtgttaaattttcaaaaacacCTTTTTATCCATAAAATGTATGAGCTACTTTCCAGCGTATTCAGATTTTTCTCATTGCTTGTCTACACCTCCTATAATATATCCTAAGTAGTTTTTCTCATAGCTTGGCTAAAGCTTCTATGTTATGTCCTAAATAGTTTTCCCCTCATAGCTTAATTGTCTAGAGCTCTTATACTGTATCCTAAGTTGTTTTTCTCATAGCTTGACTAGAGCTCCTGTATTACATCGTAAGTCGTTTTTCTCATAGCTTGGCTAGAGCTCCTATAATACattgttgaccataaagttggaataaattaattcgacGACTGAATTCGGAGTTATTCTAATTGTACGCGGTattgaatgcttgattatggcgtagatatcagcataacaccaaatgttggtcttttctacacatatcagcctattgtaatctttaatggatcgattataggctgtagaacggcgtaaaaacaaaaactggcatttcaagacgaaaggattgaaggctttactgcaatgtctccatatcacaaacataaaagtatttgttcccttcgtattataagttacagacaatacagtttgtaagagaaacagtcattaatatctcgtatgaccacccctGACACGAATCAATGCGTCAAGACGTCGTTGCATGCTGTCGACCagattgttaatgaattcaatgggcagaacgttccactcattgatcagagcctgtgccagttcttgcagattttcagcaatattgtcacGTGCGTTGATGGCTCGCCCTAACTTGTCCCAGGcatgttctattgggttcatATCAGGGGAACACGATGGCCAAGGTAACTGCTCCACCCCTTGTGCCCGAAGAAATTCTCGTGTTGCAGCGGCCCTGTGTGGTGTAGCGTTGTCGTCTTGCAAacgaaaattgtctccataaacCCTTCGTGCGTATGGAAGGCAATAGTTTTCAAGGATATCAATGTACACGACGGCGTTGACGTTTTCGGTCGGCACCACCAATGGCGTTTTTCCACCATAGTGAATACCGGCCCAAACCATTACTGAACCGCCACCCCCTTGATTGTTTTCTTGCACACAGTTATCTCGAAGGCTTTCTCCTCGCAAACGACGAACCCTTTGCCTTCCGTCCACAGGTTTCAGGAAGAAGCGACTCTCATCCGTGAAGAGCACATGTCGCCAATGCCCTAACTGCAATTGTCTGTGCTCCCTAGCCCAGCGAAGCCTTTGGACTCTATGTTGGGCGGTTAGGCGGGGACATTTGGTCATACGTCTTGCTCGATAACCATGCTGAAGTAATCTGCGATTCACCGTTGGTCGGGAAACATTGATTCCGTAATGCCTTCGCCACAAACGGCGAAGATGGTTCGCAGACATTTTCCGGTTTGTGCGAGAGAGATTGAGCAGTCGGCGGTCATCCCGTCTCATAGTCAGTCGTGGTCGTCCTGGAGTTTGACGTGGCCTCAAATGACCCACGTCTCGATGACGTctgatgattttgctgactgtaCTTTGCGATATGCCTACAAAATCGGCAACATCGGACTGTTTGTAGCCTTCTTGATGGAGGGCAATCACTCTCCGGCGTATTGGCATTGGAGTAGCACGAGGCATAGCCGGAATTCCAgctacactactttttgttccATGCGAAACCGAGAACTCCGTTATGCGCGAGGTAATTTGACCTCTCTCTGAATGAAGATCACCGGAGAAGCACCAGGCACAGGGCTTTTTATCACTACCATCAGAGCCTCTTATGTAATTCTCATATtagcatagaataaaacatttttgtacacgtagtagAGAGAGATTATGCAAAAATTCGTGTcggcttatattatttttgaggcgaaaaataatattaaacttctgggattgtggctaaaatattttatttcaactttatggtcaacagtgtatatCCTAAGTAGTTTTTCTCATAGCTTGACTAAAGGTCCTATACTGTACCCTAAGTTATTTTTCTCATAGCTTAGCTAGAGTTCTTATAATATATCCTAAGTAGTTTTTCTCATAGCTTGGCTAGATCTCctatatcatatatttatccTAAGTTGTTTTTCTCATAAGTTGGCTAGATCTgctacattatatatatatatcctaagTTGTTTTTCTAATAGCTTGGCTAGAGTTCCTATAATATATCCTAAGTAGTTTTTCTCATAGCTTGGCTAGAGTTCCTATAATATATCCTAAGTAGTTTTTCTCATAACTTGGCTAGATCTcctacattatatatatatcctaaGTTGTTTTTCTCATAGCTTGGCTAGAGTTCCTATAATATATCCTAAGTAGTTTTTCTCATAGCTTGGCTAGATCTCCTacattatatatctatatcctAAGTAGTTTTTCTCATAGCTTGGCTAGATCTCCTacattatatatctatatcctGAGTTGTTTTTCTCATAGCTTGGCTAGAGCTCCTATACTATATCCTAAATTGTTTTTCTCATAGCTTGCCGAGAagatcatttaattatttatttgactgaggttttacgccgtattcactacgtatatttcactcataggtCCCTGGGTCGTTCCACTGTGCTGGCCTGCTAACCCCACAGCCACAGAGGTATTTGACCGTGGCCTTGTCCTTGACTGGCATGCAATgttccattttaaaaaaatctttcgCGAAAATTTCACCCGTATGTATGAAAGGTACAAACATATGTAATCATTGCAGACACACTAAAGTAAGCACTCGTGGTCAACAATAGCGCCAGTATTGTGCACAACGGGGCATTGATCAATGAGGAAGGATTGTATAATTCAGATCATGTGTTCCTGAGCTGCGATTTTGAGTTAGCAGGTGCGCCAAGTACATGTGGTTTCTATGGACATTAGTGCAATCGAAGAATTGTAATATTCGacctaaaacaaaaatgacagaagacaatcagtcaataaatcagtcaaatacatgtacatgtataaagacagACAGCCACAACCCGCGCCTTGTCAGAATGGCTCGAAGCTAACAAACGCTTCCGAAACTCCGCGGTGTTAGTAGGAAAAGTAAGGTCAAAGGGGTATAGTTTATTTATGCGTCGGTGTCAGAAGTCGAATATTCCCTGTCATAAACATCGTTGGAAAGTAAGGAGACGAAACGTTCAcctatttctttattatttccaAAATATATGTTGTGTAAAACTCCTAGCGGAAACAGCAGGGTGTATATACGCCTCCTTGTACCTCTTTACGTCTTCATATGCATCcatatgtttaaaatttaaaaaagttctGCATGTTCTTGTCCTTTCCATTGTCAAATAAGACAATGCTGTATACTTAGAAAGGATTTAATTAGTGTGTAGTCTTGATATGATCTGTGTACTCTATGTGTTCTGGGGATTATTTTCGTGGGCTGGCTGTTGTGCTGTGTGAAATAGGGACAAAGATAcagtcaaatacaaatatgcacattttctgacaaatgtcatatCAGGGCATCTTCActaacaattaaataagtaaatatatcaaatgttaCACGCCTCAGGCTAATTATGCAATACTGTCACTCTTTATGGAAAGACGAATACACAATTTTAAGACAATTACAGGTTGTGTAGCGCCCCGCACAGCTGCacctgatttatttgttttgttgattggtgttttacgccgtactcaagaatatttcacttatacgacagccttatggtgggtggaaatcgggcagagcccggggaaaaccccccaccatccgaaggttgctggcagatcttcccacgtactgccggaggggaagccagcatgagctggacttgaactcacaatgaccgcattggtgagaggctcccggatcattacgctgcgctagcgcgttaaccaactgagccacgaaggacCACCGTATGCCCGGATGTTCTTCGGTTTCctctggactctgcccggtttcctcccaccataatgctggctgtcgtcccatcagtgaaatattcttgagtgcggcgtaaaataccaatcaattaaataaattaatatataggTCGCaatttttaatgtaaaacacaaaaatgctcCTTATTtggaatttacaaatttcctCATTGAAAGCATAGATTAAAACATGGTtgattgtttacatttattctCCAAGACACCATCGCCATGTTATTCGGTATGAATATTATTCACACGGACATATTTTTTAGGATGGGGCATAGTTTATTATATGCGTAGAAAACGTCAGTAGATACGACAGATCACGTGGTGTGAGCGCGGCTTTACAGAATAAGTACGCTGGGAGGTAGGGAGTGTTTATCGTGTTGGCGTATATATTTTATGCAACTGCAGCACTCGACAAGTTGCGTTGCCTGATTTCGGATTTTTATGAGGCTGTACACAGCTTGACCTTGACGTAAGCACCAGTCCGTTACATTTTATTGGAAGTTCGCGTTCTCGCATTGCTTTCTTCTGCATTATTTGACATCTGGCACCAGCAACTGAAGTACATGCCGATATTTAGATTCGATCGAATACACCAAGAGTCCTAATTCGTCTAAAGTGTTGGATCGCCGCGGCTGATTGGGTGATCATGGCTAATAAggtcgcaaggtcaattccagCTGGCGGAATTTGTCGGGAGGTTTGTCACGAATCTAGCGAAGAATGGTGATTTACTTTGAGCACTctctcccacccccacccctccactCCCGACACTCGTAAACCTCACTTCCGTGGTATGACGGAAGTACTTGAGTTAGCCGTTAAACTCTGGCTAAATATTTCCATATAATGCAAGATACACATGCAAATGATTTCAGTATTTTAACAATGGTATAATAATACAATAGAAAAAAGAAGGTACTTATTATGAATATACAGTCAAAGTCAAAGTTGTAGTAAACGGCGACCCTGAACAATACCTCATATAAAGCATGCACCGGATTTTCAGTACAGTTGCCATTCTCACTCAGGTGAATCACAACAGGGACTTTTGCTTGGTGAACTCCGCGCATAAGGTTAATGCCTCGCTATTAACTCGAAAAATATAGCCACAGGTCATATGCAAGTCATAAGGTGAGAAATCTACAATCAGGTCTGCGCTGTCAGTAATCCAACAGCCTCGTTAAACTGAAGTGCAAGGCCTTTCCATAACCTTTATAGTATGTGTGACCTTGGCCTTTAAAGTGGGGCTTAATATGTTAATAGAAAACATGGCGACACCTTGGAAGATTATACAAACAGGGCAAATTATGTGCCTGGCCTGATCATCGTTCTCTTTTCCTATATTAAAACTAAATGAGTATTTGTCACCTGAATGTTTATAATATCGACATACTAGGTCATTTCTGTATTCtaaaattttcagcattttttttagatatttctttaaagagaaaaatacacTTGGTGAATAtctgggaccacctcttggtacatACTAGTGTTGTCTCTGCATAACAGCgttctaaatgaggatgtaacaattgcttaataaatatatttgcacgaAAATGTGGTCCTTTCAGCTAACAGATGTGTTAGGATCTGggtttgatcatatttatacttttaatataatattattatattcagattGAAAGCATGTGTTTGAATATAAagaacaaatgtacatgcacataaattTCATACACATGCGTCACATCCATGTTTAGAATATTAGTAAACATTGACGATATATACTAAGAGGTTGTCCCaaatacaaattatacaaaatatgtTCGAATACCCCTTTCtcctaaaaaaaaatctaaaagagaaaattattaaagactatacatgcaaataagttttcagtttctttcacatcatgattttgtcatcatttttatgttttcttctcctttaaaagatTCATTTTGAGAGTTCACACGTGTCACCCACTGACAGCGTATTTTGATGCTCATTTTTAAATACCGAATAAAACTTTTAACCAAATTTGGAGGTGCCACTTGGAATGTTCTGAGCAGAGGAAGGACACGAGTTTCTGAACGTAGCTAGCGATGACAGCTGTGCATTTCTCTGATGTACGTCGCCGGTGCTGGTGTGTGGAGCCCTTGGATAGAAGGACGAACCCCCGGGGTTTGCCTATGGAGAAACAGAAGTGTACATCATGACTACTGAATAAAGCTGATAAAGTTTGATGGAGATTCGATCAAACATTTTAAAGAGGACAGTTCAGTTTGAATTACGTCTTATATCATCCATGCAAGGTTATAGCACATTTGAGTTTAAAAGTAGATGAAACGTTTGAATCATTTAACTTTACAAAAGTAATTGTCAAGTAAATTCCAATATTAGGTCAGATATAACCAGCCGGCAAACTAATTAAAAAATACTTtctcttaaaaataaaatgacattttacacTTCCCACTCAACCTTCGAATATATATGTTCATAGCTGACTGAATAGATCAAACCGCGAAATATCACATGTTTAAGTCGGGCATACGTAAAAAGATTCAAAACGATAAAGAATGTATAGATCTTGCAAATTAGAGCGTGTCCACGATGTCTTGACCTATACATATAATATGAATTTTGCACTAGGGTTGTCTCCACGCATGTATGGATAAACTTGGCCACGGTTATATTGGTGTAAATAGTAGTGAGAAcgcaaaattaaaacacaaatccagTAAACATGCCGTAAATCTCGCcccttgttttctttcatttgaatTATTCATTCTAAATATTTGTTGTTACTGAAAAGCGATTTTTAACTAACCGTAAGAATTGTTTGAGATTCGATGTTATTTGGAACTGAGATCAGCATAGAACTCTAATCATTTATACTTGAGTGGAAAGAAGCTAAAAGTTTCATGAGGCCATGGGATACGTCATGATTGATAAAGCGCAAACACTGTGACCTGTTGCTCGTATACCACGAGCACTCACGGCTAAAAGGCAAGACGGTTCGGATGACGTTCCCGGGTTATAGAATATAACTCGCACCTGACTGGTTAATATTGATAAGACAGTATTGCGTTGAATTTTCTGTTGGCTTTTTAGCTTGTTTTGAACTGAGATATCTCGGTTACGcaacatcataaaaataaaagggtaagctttttaaactttatgtcaGGTAATGTATCCATTgcatacaaacatttaatatatagcATTGTCtctttttaattctttttcaaCACGACCTCTCATTCATCCCAACAAACAACTCATACCTCAAGTAGTTCGAAGTGTCGAAACGGGCAGTTCTAAGGTAAAGAAAACAGGAGGGGTAGAGGGAGATAAAGAAACCACCGAAACAGAGCTTTGTAATTTGTGCTATTTACTTACCCGTATCCTGGTCTATACCTTTCATTGACGTCACCAACGCGGGGAGGGGTACCCAGTGAGGAGGGTACTTGTATCTGGCAGTGTCCAATACTAATACTAAGTCTTTGTCGGCATGATAACCACCAATAGGAGAAAAGTGACCATCGCCCGTCTGATTTAGACTTTCGCGGGAATATGTAACCACCAATATCGTCTGCTCTTGTCTCGTGACCCATTTGACCACATCTCGGAACTCGCCCGCTGTCAACTCGGCAGTGGCACGCCTGGTTTTCGCCATGAGGAAGTTGTTTTCCGCTATGCAGACGAACTGGTCCAAAGTAATTCCATCTACGGCGGCAGTGTCTACTGAGGTACAACGACAACGACAAGCTAGCATCCTTTCGTGGTACCATCTCCATGGAAACTTCCAGACCCGGCCTGGATCCACGGACAGAGCGTTGAGCACCATAACAAGAGTGGACAATCCACAAAACGGCGGTTCGTCCTGAGTTCGGAACTGGGACACTAGTTTAAAAAAGCACTCCATATGTCCCGATCTTAAGGCCTCAGTGAAGATTTCTTTGCCTTCACGAGAAGTAAAGTCAACACAGTTGACTGGTAGTTGCTTTCTGTAGATAGGCTCCTCCAAGCTGGCCTCCATGCTGGATAGTGTAAACAGTCcttctatttatttgttggaaCATGGGCCTGCTGACGTTCCACGATCCTTAATTCCTATTTTAATAGacaaatatatgcacatgtCATACTTAAATCGTCTATCGCTTTTATCTATTTTATCGTCTATTACTATTTTcacttttgtgttattttagacATTTTCATTGTGATGGCAGCTGTAGAAATGCATGTGGACCTATATATTGTAGTTTGAACCTTCCACGCATGAATGAAAGGTCATTCCATACCTCAAGCCGCGAGCATAAAACGACCAGATTCGCTCAGGCCCGTGATATGGGATTAATATTTTGTCAGTCAATCATAGACGTTCTTGAATACTTACTATATAAATCCGTGATCAAGACCTCTAGGCCATTACATGCCAGGGTGCACTTAGTACGTTCAACACTGTCGAACCGGAAACGGTTCATGGGTGTTCTGAATGAACGTTATCAATTGTCACAATTTCTTGACCAATTTATAAAGTTATCATACTTGAAGTTTTTATTAGCAACAACACCGAAAGCTGGTTTAATTCTGCATCGAGAATTCAGGCAAACGTGTGACGTCGACACAAAATTAGTTATAGTGTTAAATACCCACTAtatgtaggggcctccgtggctcagtcggttagcgcgctagcgcagcttgatgacccagaaacctctcaccaatgcggtcgctgtgagctcaagtccagctcatgctggcttcctctccggccgtacgtgggaaggtctgtcagcaacctgcggatggtcgagggtttcctccgggttctgcccggtttcctcccaccataatgctggccgccgtcgtatacgtgaaatattcttgagtacggcgtaaaaccaatcaaataaataaatacccactatgtatttatgtgtaaatttcGACAGATCTTATGCTGAAGATCATACCATGAAACAGACATCGTATGAGTGATTTGTTTTCTAATCATCCACTGGAGTATTTTAAACAATACAAATGTGAACCAAAAGATTGAAAACTGCAATATTCATGAGTGATTCACGGAATAATTGCTGtaattttttctaatttttggtaCATCTGGTCTGATCATTTAAACCAGTATAAATGTCTAAATGTAACAggaaatttaacacaaaaaatgaaaattctcTTTCATCACATGGTTGGTAAATTTTaatgaacaatatatacatatatttgcttttccgacagaagaaaaaacagagaGAACTGTGCTcttttgctttcagcactactaataacTGTCctaaacattaaaatacaagAATGATACTgttaaaatttataattaaatCGAAGAACAGTCTATCCATTAAACAGGTGCTACAAgtcaacaaaatttcctaaaaaCACGTAACATGCATGGGGGTTTCAGTGTGtgtgttatttgtattttattttaagcaCTGGATTAAAAGTTGATGATTTGTTCAATTCGGGTAATCCATCGCTTTGATTCACGAAACGTCGCAATTTATTATGGAACCAGAACGCAAAATTCTTTGCTTAGGTACTATTTTTATCTCACTTAAGTAATGTTTAACTTCCTGAAAGACTTAGgccaaaaagaaagaaataactTAGACAATTTACTGCACTTAGGAAGGCTCTGAAAAAGGGCCCAGCATTACAGTAAATCAAGTTGTTACCCCAATATTGAGTGAAAGTCGGCATACAGTGAGCTGTCAAACTTAAATCCTAACGTTCAGAAGTGTGAGTCCTCATCTGGTCACAGATGAATAGCTATGGTGAAAGCTTTGAAAAGATTTATGGAACTGTTCAGTTGAGATTAATGCGGTGTACCATACGCATGTACACAGACGACTGGAAGACTGCGAGCTCCGTAGGGCTGTAATTACATATAgtttcacagccctgtcttatTCCAttagcttaccttgaacacctccgTACTTTCCCTGCTGGTTTCCCTGTACTACTGCTGGgcatcaaataatttgtctgtccacAGTCACTGTCTCTGTTATCAatttcccatgtgtcatcacttgTAAATCTACACAAGCATAAAACTATAgtacaaattatttaaattcCAACCCCAACCGGCATGTTTGAATGCTAAATGGAGTTGGAATTAATCCACTTTCCACTTCAGTTTCAACACCTACCTgaaattgatagctgagacgactgtgGCTAAGGACACATCAATTATTCGGTGGACTgcacaagacagggctgtgatactATACGTCAAAACATGAGATAATAcagattaaaattaaaactgttaacGTAAAATGTGTAGAAATACGAAACAACCAGCTTTACGAGGTTACAGACCTTCCCCTACCAGTGGCTGCCTTTCTCTTCGATAGAATGTACCCTTGACCGAACTGAACACCATGGGTAGTTCG
Proteins encoded in this window:
- the LOC135465471 gene encoding uncharacterized protein LOC135465471, with protein sequence MEASLEEPIYRKQLPVNCVDFTSREGKEIFTEALRSGHMECFFKLVSQFRTQDEPPFCGLSTLVMVLNALSVDPGRVWKFPWRWYHERMLACRCRCTSVDTAAVDGITLDQFVCIAENNFLMAKTRRATAELTAGEFRDVVKWVTRQEQTILVVTYSRESLNQTGDGHFSPIGGYHADKDLVLVLDTARYKYPPHWVPLPALVTSMKGIDQDTGKPRGFVLLSKGSTHQHRRRTSEKCTAVIASYVQKLVSFLCSEHSKWHLQIWLKVLFGI